The following coding sequences lie in one Limibacillus sp. genomic window:
- a CDS encoding ABC transporter ATP-binding protein yields the protein MSILTVRNVNKNFGGLKALNEVNLEVQEGSVHAIIGPNGAGKSTLLNCFIGRLDPDTGTVDFDGTSLLGLKPHQINQAGVSRVFQTPEIFGDLTLLENVMIPAFARRDGSFKLNGWNPVRDEDDVRDDAMSMLKELGLANLAMNTAGQLSRGDKRRLELAMCLVQKPKLLLLDEPTAGMARADTNRTIDLLKTIAGRGITMVVIEHDMHVVFSLAERISVLAQGTIIAEDVPEKIKGNPKVQEAYLGGAHL from the coding sequence ATGTCCATTCTCACGGTACGCAACGTCAACAAGAACTTCGGTGGCCTGAAAGCCCTGAACGAGGTCAACCTCGAGGTCCAGGAAGGCAGCGTTCACGCCATCATCGGGCCCAACGGCGCGGGCAAATCGACTCTGCTCAATTGCTTCATCGGGCGGCTCGATCCGGACACGGGCACCGTGGATTTCGACGGCACGTCGCTCCTGGGCTTGAAGCCGCACCAGATCAATCAGGCGGGCGTCAGCCGCGTCTTCCAGACGCCCGAGATCTTCGGCGACCTGACGCTGCTGGAAAACGTGATGATCCCGGCCTTCGCGCGGCGTGACGGTTCCTTCAAGCTCAACGGCTGGAACCCGGTGCGCGATGAAGACGATGTGCGCGACGACGCCATGAGCATGCTGAAGGAATTGGGGCTGGCCAACCTCGCCATGAATACCGCCGGGCAGCTCTCGCGCGGCGACAAGCGGCGTCTGGAATTGGCCATGTGCCTGGTGCAGAAGCCCAAGCTCCTGCTGCTCGACGAGCCGACGGCCGGCATGGCGCGCGCCGACACCAACCGCACCATCGATCTCTTGAAGACCATCGCGGGCCGTGGGATTACCATGGTGGTGATCGAACACGACATGCACGTGGTCTTCTCCCTGGCGGAGCGCATCTCCGTTCTTGCTCAGGGAACCATCATCGCCGAGGACGTGCCCGAGAAGATCAAGGGCAATCCGAAGGTGCAGGAAGCCTATCTGGGAGGAGCGCACCTATGA
- a CDS encoding branched-chain amino acid ABC transporter permease yields MIEKYSATNDRLLLIAFIVLTLAGPIILAPFGAGYPDLLQKFAIYGIFAIGFNILFGLTGYLSFGHAAFLGVGSYAAVWCFKLLSMNVIPGVIFAVIMGGLFSALIGFISLRRSGIYFSILTLAFAQMSYNLAYSVLTPITNGETGLQITLDDPRVLDGQLGQGELPLSNIFGLPMQETWETSFLGMTFHFNAGFYFCALILIVAFYISMRIFRSPFGMMLRAVKSNQNRLSYTGFNTRPYTLAAFVISGMYAGLAGGLLAATDPLAGAERMQWTASGEVVLMTILGGAGTLIGPVLGAGLIKYFENIFSSFNDQMLEAFFGFLPESVTSALVWVSSAFVGEGWHLTLGVIFMAIVIFLPGGLMEGVMRIMRLIRSKGSGSGGGSSSTAEQPAE; encoded by the coding sequence ATGATCGAAAAGTATTCAGCAACCAACGACCGGCTCCTATTGATCGCCTTCATCGTGCTTACGCTGGCCGGGCCGATCATCCTGGCGCCCTTCGGCGCGGGCTATCCCGATCTTCTGCAGAAGTTCGCCATCTACGGCATCTTCGCGATCGGCTTCAACATCCTCTTCGGCCTGACCGGATATCTCTCTTTCGGTCACGCGGCCTTTCTGGGTGTCGGCTCCTATGCGGCGGTCTGGTGTTTCAAGCTTCTGTCGATGAACGTGATCCCGGGCGTGATCTTCGCGGTGATCATGGGCGGGCTCTTCTCCGCCCTGATCGGCTTCATATCGCTGCGCCGTTCGGGCATCTACTTCTCGATCCTGACGCTGGCCTTCGCTCAGATGAGCTATAACCTGGCCTACTCGGTCCTGACACCGATCACCAACGGCGAGACCGGGCTGCAGATCACGCTCGACGACCCGCGCGTGCTCGACGGACAGCTGGGCCAGGGCGAATTGCCGCTTTCCAACATTTTCGGGCTGCCGATGCAGGAGACCTGGGAAACCAGCTTCTTGGGCATGACCTTCCACTTCAACGCGGGCTTCTACTTCTGCGCCCTGATCCTGATCGTCGCCTTCTACATCTCCATGCGGATTTTCCGCTCGCCCTTCGGCATGATGCTGCGCGCGGTCAAGTCCAACCAGAACAGGCTCAGCTACACCGGCTTCAACACGCGTCCCTACACGCTTGCGGCCTTCGTGATATCCGGCATGTACGCCGGTCTCGCCGGCGGCCTGCTGGCGGCGACGGATCCGCTCGCGGGCGCCGAGCGCATGCAGTGGACGGCCTCGGGCGAGGTCGTGCTCATGACCATCCTGGGCGGTGCCGGCACCTTGATCGGGCCGGTTCTGGGCGCGGGCCTCATCAAGTACTTCGAGAACATCTTCTCCTCCTTCAACGATCAGATGCTGGAGGCTTTCTTCGGCTTCCTGCCGGAGTCGGTGACCAGCGCCCTGGTCTGGGTCTCGAGCGCCTTCGTGGGCGAAGGCTGGCATCTGACGCTGGGCGTGATCTTCATGGCCATCGTGATCTTCCTGCCGGGCGGGCTGATGGAAGGAGTGATGAGGATCATGCGCTTGATCCGTTCCAAGGGTTCGGGCTCCGGAGGAGGTTCGTCCTCCACCGCTGAGCAACCGGCCGAGTAA
- a CDS encoding branched-chain amino acid ABC transporter permease, which produces MLNGLDKGSAYALIALGLTLIFGTLGVVNFAHGALFMLGAFCAVALNKLLSLQKVVLSETETTAWGTPVEIRTPYVEAWFGDLGRLLVDYSVPVSILVAIPFMLIVGVVMERGLIKHFYKRPHAEQILVTFGLAIVLQEIIKAWFGANPIPQPAPEDLRGMVDFGVIIGIDAGNVVYPLWRLIYFLFAAVIVGSVFAFLQFTTFGMVVRAGMADRETVGLLGIDIDKRFTLMFGLAAVVAGLAGVMYTPILSPDYHLGMDFLVLSFVVVVVGGMGSLPGAVAAGFLLGILQSFASMNEVKEIFPGIDQIIIYLIAVVILLARPRGLMGRKGVMET; this is translated from the coding sequence ATCCTCAATGGTCTGGACAAGGGCAGCGCCTACGCGTTGATCGCGCTTGGCCTGACCCTGATCTTCGGCACGCTGGGCGTGGTGAATTTCGCGCACGGCGCGCTCTTCATGCTGGGCGCGTTCTGCGCTGTTGCGCTCAACAAGCTCTTGTCCCTGCAAAAGGTCGTCCTCAGTGAAACCGAGACCACGGCATGGGGCACGCCGGTCGAGATCCGTACCCCCTACGTGGAAGCTTGGTTCGGTGACCTCGGCAGGCTGCTGGTCGACTACTCGGTCCCGGTCTCCATCCTGGTCGCCATTCCCTTCATGCTGATCGTGGGCGTGGTCATGGAGCGCGGCCTGATCAAGCATTTCTATAAGCGCCCGCACGCCGAACAGATCCTGGTGACCTTCGGGCTCGCCATCGTGCTGCAGGAGATCATCAAGGCCTGGTTCGGGGCCAATCCGATCCCGCAGCCGGCGCCCGAGGATCTTCGTGGAATGGTCGATTTCGGGGTCATCATCGGCATCGATGCAGGCAACGTGGTCTATCCGCTCTGGCGTCTCATCTACTTCCTGTTCGCCGCCGTGATCGTCGGCTCGGTCTTCGCATTCCTCCAGTTCACGACCTTCGGCATGGTGGTGCGCGCGGGCATGGCCGACCGGGAGACGGTCGGGCTCCTTGGCATAGACATCGACAAGCGCTTCACCCTGATGTTCGGATTGGCGGCCGTGGTCGCCGGTCTCGCAGGGGTGATGTACACGCCGATCCTCAGCCCCGATTACCACTTGGGCATGGACTTCCTGGTCTTGAGCTTCGTGGTCGTCGTGGTCGGCGGCATGGGCTCTCTGCCCGGCGCGGTCGCAGCGGGTTTCCTGCTCGGCATTCTGCAGTCCTTCGCCTCCATGAACGAGGTGAAGGAGATTTTCCCCGGCATCGACCAGATCATCATTTACCTGATCGCCGTCGTCATTCTTCTGGCAAGGCCGCGCGGTTTGATGGGCCGCAAGGGCGTGATGGAGACCTAA
- a CDS encoding ABC transporter ATP-binding protein produces MSQAEKQDSEVQPHSSRVPPKRAQGGSTAYVSVWDLHAYYGESYIVQGVSFDVREGEIVALLGRNGAGKTSTLRALARVDDPALKHGEVWLDHKPLHNMRAHEAAQNGIGLVPEDRRIIAGLTVEENLQLAQIAPPKGWSIDRIYELFPRLAERRRQEGTTMSGGEQQMLAIARALARDVKLLLLDEPYEGLAPVIVQEIEKTLVKIKELGMTTIIVEQNAIAALNLADRAIILDMGQVVYDGTAQEVLDDAELRQEYLAI; encoded by the coding sequence ATGAGCCAGGCAGAAAAGCAAGACAGCGAGGTTCAGCCGCATTCTTCCCGCGTGCCGCCGAAGCGCGCGCAGGGCGGCTCGACCGCCTACGTTTCGGTGTGGGACCTGCACGCCTATTACGGCGAGAGCTACATCGTCCAGGGCGTCTCCTTCGACGTCCGTGAGGGAGAGATCGTGGCGCTGCTGGGCCGTAACGGCGCCGGCAAGACCTCGACGCTGCGCGCGCTGGCGCGGGTCGACGATCCCGCCCTCAAGCACGGTGAGGTGTGGCTCGATCACAAGCCGCTCCATAACATGCGCGCCCATGAAGCGGCGCAGAACGGCATCGGGCTGGTGCCCGAAGACCGCCGCATCATCGCCGGCCTGACGGTCGAGGAGAACCTGCAACTCGCGCAGATCGCACCGCCCAAGGGCTGGTCGATCGATCGCATCTATGAGCTTTTCCCGCGTCTGGCCGAGCGCCGCCGGCAGGAGGGCACCACAATGTCGGGCGGCGAGCAGCAAATGCTGGCCATCGCCCGCGCCCTGGCCCGCGACGTCAAGCTGCTGCTGCTGGACGAGCCCTATGAGGGCCTCGCGCCCGTGATCGTGCAGGAGATCGAGAAGACCTTGGTCAAGATCAAGGAACTCGGCATGACCACCATCATCGTCGAACAGAATGCCATCGCCGCCCTCAACCTCGCCGACCGCGCGATTATTCTGGACATGGGGCAGGTGGTCTACGACGGCACGGCGCAAGAGGTGCTGGACGACGCCGAGCTGCGTCAGGAGTACCTGGCGATCTGA